In Amaranthus tricolor cultivar Red isolate AtriRed21 chromosome 5, ASM2621246v1, whole genome shotgun sequence, a genomic segment contains:
- the LOC130812630 gene encoding 3-epi-6-deoxocathasterone 23-monooxygenase CYP90D1 — protein sequence MDILCWILIAFVIAATAKPFLSYIFHLLRKPKLINSSSKNFPKVVSNNSSPILPLGTFGWPLLGETMEFISCAYSDHPESFMDKRRRLYGKVFKSHIFGKQTIISTDAEVNRFILQSDAKLFVPSYPKTVTELMGKSSILLINGSLQRRFHGLVGSFFKLSHLKAQITKDMQSYVQLAMDKWTDHSHSPIFIQDEAKQIAFQVLVKALISLDPGKEMQYLKSQFQEFVSGLMSLPINLPGTQLYRSLKAKKEMVKLVKKKIEAKRNKMKAGDDPNDVLEVLLSDQSGQLTDDLMSDNVIDMMIPGEDSVPLLITLAIKFLSDSPLALQQLTEENMKVKKVKAEVGEAMYWADYLSLPFTQMVITETLRMGNIITGVMRKAMKDVVIKGYLIPKGWCVLTYLRSVHLDDTLYDSPHQFNPWRWQDKDTNSSNFTPFGGGQRLCPGLDLARLEASIFLHHFVTLFRWEAEDDSLIHFPTVKMKKRMPVWVKRRRDP from the exons ATGGACATTCTCTGCTGGATTTTGATTGCTTTTGTCATTGCAGCAACAGCAAAACCATTTCTTTCTTACATTTTCCATCTTCTTAGGAAACCTAAACTCATAAACTCATCCTCAAAAAACTTCCCCAAAGTAGTAAGTAATAATTCTTCTCCAATACTTCCTTTAGGCACTTTTGGATGGCCTCTACTTGGTGAAACCATGGAGTTCATCTCTTGTGCCTATTCAGATCATCCTGAAAGCTTTATGGATAAACGTCGTCGTTT GTATGGTAAGGTATTCAAGTCTCACATATTTGGGAAACAGACTATAATATCAACAGATGCAGAAGTGAACAGGTTTATATTACAGAGTGATGCAAAGTTATTTGTGCCTTCTTACCCAAAAACAGTAACAGAATTGATGGGAAAGTCTTCAATTCTTCTCATTAATGGAAGTTTACAAAGAAGATTCCATGGACTTGTTGGATCCTTCTTTAAATTATCACATCTTAAAGCTCAAATCACTAAAGACATGCAAAGTTATGTCCAATTGGCTATGGATAAATGGACTGATCATAGTCACTCCCCCATTTTCATCCAAGATGAAGCTAAACAA ATTGCTTTTCAAGTATTGGTGAAAGCATTGATTAGTCTGGACCCAGGAAAGGAAATGCAGTACTTGAAAAGTCAATTCCAAGAGTTTGTTTCTGGGCTTATGTCCTTGCCCATAAACTTACCTGGAACTCAACTTTATAGATCATTAAAG GCTAAAAAGGAAATGGTGAAATTAgtgaagaaaaaaattgaaGCAAAAAGGAATAAAATGAAGGCAGGAGATGACCCAAATGATGTATTAGAAGTATTATTAAGTGACCAAAGTGGACAATTAACAGATGATTTAATGTCTGATAATGTGATTGATATGATGATACCAGGGGAAGATTCTGTTCCACTTCTTATCACCCTAGCCATTAAATTCTTATCAGATTCTCCATTAGCCCTACAACAATTAACG GAGGAGAATATGAAAGTTAAAAAGGTTAAGGCAGAGGTAGGGGAGGCTATGTATTGGGCTGATTACCTTTCATTGCCTTTTACACAAATG GTAATTACAGAGACATTAAGGATGGGAAATATAATCACAGGGGTGATGAGAAAAGCCATGAAAGATGTGGTGATAAAGGGTTATTTGATACCAAAAGGATGGTGTGTTTTGACATATCTTAGATCTGTTCATCTTGATGATACTCTTTATGACTCACCTCACCAATTTAATCCTTGGAGATGGCAG GACAAAGATACAAATAGTAGTAACTTCACCCCATTTGGTGGAGGACAAAGGCTGTGCCCTGGATTAGATTTGGCTAGATTGGAAGCCTCCATTTTTCTCCATCATTTTGTTACTCTATTCAG GTGGGAGGCTGAGGATGATTCACTTATCCATTTTCCTACTGTAAAAATGAAGAAGAGGATGCCAGTTTGGGTCAAAAGAAGAAGGGACCCTTAA
- the LOC130813560 gene encoding uncharacterized protein LOC130813560 produces MFCFLFSWRKASKCKKLIKKIQCRLKLLKSKRFVIATHFRQDIAQLWKNGYQHIAYNRIDELCMDEGMILVYEILEQYSKFILLNLSYIRKHKDLPIDVNEAISTLVYASARCSDVPELRLIRKLFGERYGQKLIVGAVHLHPGNHVNRQVKEKLTLQSVSEYERNRMLHEIVKDFFFKPSEFLAHDYKLDCQVPPKVAELYEVDQGQEICTVKKNICPATSTRHCIVLQSSPSITEIRKDEEEKCHTLAQHEASVIELVEEEEKEEENEQVTEKFSFDDQDEVQEFKTPIKQEVNFMYDQDQRFFLFGFSSLCDTQLGRSESGDKQIAEYMKCQVYNPRKCQKKIGFVCEDDHVREEIQEMGLRECMDSSLLMSKFKGSSSVSVSVSPSHVHPKLPDYDEIEAKFKVLKMVHLQNKISADVVDGIYNFMKLFF; encoded by the exons ATGTTTTGCTTCTTATTTTCTTGGAGAAAAGCTTCCAAATG tAAGAAATTAATCAAGAAAATTCAATGTCGTTTGAAGCTTCTTAAGAGCAAAAGATTCGTCATTGCAACCCATTTTAGACAAGACATTGCACAATTATGGAAGAATGGTTATCAACACATTGCTTACAACagg ATTGATGAATTATGCATGGACGAGGGTATGATATTAGTGTATGAGATATTGGAACAATATTCCAAGTTCATATTACTTAACCTATCTTACATCCGCAAACACAA AGATCTTCCTATCGATGTGAATGAGGCCATTTCAACCCTGGTTTACGCCTCGGCGAGATGCAGTGATGTTCCGGAGTTAAGGCTCATCAGGAAGCTTTTTGGAGAGCGTTATGGTCAGAAGCTTATTGTTGGTGCAGTTCATTTGCACCCTGGAAACCATGTTAACCGCCAG GTGAAAGAGAAGTTAACCCTACAATCAGTTTCAGAATATGAAAGGAATAGAATGTTGCATGAAATAGTgaaagatttcttcttcaaacCTTCTGAGTTTTTGGCACATGATTACAAACTAGATTGTCAAGTGCCCCCAAAG GTTGCTGAACTATATGAAGTTGATCAAGGGCAAGAAATATGCActgtcaaaaaaaatatatgcccTGCAACTTCTACTAGACATTGCATTGTTTTGCAATCTTCTCCCTCGATTACCGAGATCCGaaaggatgaagaagaaaagtGTCACACCTTAGCGCAACACGAAGCAAGTGTGATCGAActagtagaagaagaagaaaaagaagaagaaaacgaACAGGTAACAGAAAAGTTTAGCTTTGATGATCAAGATGAGGTACAAGAATTTAAGACACCCATAAAACAAGAAGTGAACTTTATGTATGATCAAGATCAAAGATTCTTCTTGTTTGGATTTTCTTCATTATGTGACACTCAATTAGGCAGATCAGAATCTGGTGACAAACAGATTGCAGAATACATGAAATGTCAGGTTTATAATCCAAGGAAATGTCAGAAAAAAATTGGATTTGTATGTGAAGATGATCATGTAAGGGAGGAAATCCAAGAAATGGGATTAAGAGAATGTATGGATAGTTCTTTGTTGATGAGTAAGTTTAAGGGTTCGAGTTCGGTTTCGGTTTCGGTTTCTCCAAGTCATGTACACCCAAAATTGCCTGATTATGATGAGATTGAAGCTAAGTTTAAGGTGCTTAAGATGGTTCATCTACAAAACAAGATTTCAGCTGATGTAGTTGATGGTATCTATAATTTCATgaagttatttttttaa